From the Veillonellaceae bacterium genome, the window GTCTTCATTAATCATCATAACCGGCGCTAGCCCGCAAGCCCCGATACAAGCAACAGTTTCCAAGGTAAAACTAAGATCGGGAGTAGTTTCACCAGCCGCAATCTTTAAATTATCTTCTACTGCTTTTAAAACCGCTTTGGCTCCGCGCACATGGCAGGCAGTCCCTTGGCAAACCCTAATAATATTTTTGCCGCGCGGATTAAGGTGAAATTGAGCATAAAATGTTACAACGCCATAAATTTGACTAACCGGAATATTCATTTTGACCGCGATATGTTCAATAACTTCTTTCGACAAGTAGCCATACGCGCTTTGTGCTTCCTGCAGCACCGGAATCAGAGCGCCTTTAACCTCTTTGTATTTCGAAAGAATTTCGTCCAATTGGGTAAAAGGATTGTTTTTGCCGTCACAGTTACATTTACATTGATTACTCATGGTTAACCCCCTTGACAAGAAATTAAGATTAATCAACTAGCTTAGAACTTTTCGACCATTCTGGTTATTTAACGCCAGGCTAATTTCTAGTAGCGTCGGCTTTTCCATAAAAAAGACGGTCTTCGGACCTGTGATAAAGTCGCTGATAAAATGGGCGTCGGAAGAAGTTATAACAGGCAGCCCTCCAATTCCCGGAAACTTTTCTGCTGCCGATTGAATACTCGTTAAGCGTGATACTTCGACAGCCGCAAGCAATGAATCTGGCGGAACAAAACCTAGCTGCGATAAAATGCTGTAGACCGGCCGATCAACATGGCTTGCAATACATATCCCGTTCCGGGCGGCTGCTTCGGCCGTCACCTCCTCTACCCCACAGGTTAGCGAGGCTAATAACATTTCCTTGCGACAGCCGAGAAATTCATCATAGGCATCAACAATAATTTGGGCCCCGAAACGCCCTTGATCGTTCAATCGGCCGGACAGATGATTGACTACATAGTCGTTAAATGATTTTAACTGAGCAACAGTTTCAAACAAAGTTATTAGATGGACTTCTTCTTTGGTTTCAATCTCCATACCCGGAATAACAGTAACATTCGTTCCGGCAGCGGCTTCAACGGCTGCAGGAACATTATCACACGCGTTATGGTCGGTAATGGCTATGATATCAATGTTGTGCTCAATTGCATAATTTACAATATTTCGTGGCGTCATTTCAATGGCCGCGCATGGTGACAGCAGTGAGTGAACATGGAGATCGGCCACGAAGCGCCGCATCATGAACTTTTAATCCCCATACCATATAGACGGCCAGCGACCTCATACGCGGACAGCGTTGTCGTCAAAATCACGATGTTTTCGAATTGGGCTTTAGTTACTGTCTGATGATCAGGTGTAACGCCACCGGCTATAATAACTGCGGCCAGATCCAGGAGCGCTGCTACTGCAACAACATTTTGGTGAGCTTGCATAGTAACCCAAACTGTGCCAGCGCAGGACCGCCCCATAACATTGCTCAACAGATCTGAAACATAGCCGCCGCTTATCTCCCGGTTAAGCCTACCATGGCCGGCAACGATTTCAAGCTGCAATTCTGACACTATTTGACTTATTTGCACATAAACGCCTCCCTCGCTGCTTTTACGATTTACCGATTAGCTCTGCTCCTTGTCCAGAGATGGCGGCAGCTTTTCGGCCAAATCCATCATTTCCTTCGCAAGTTCACTTACTCGTTCCCGCAATTTAAATACACAGTCGGTTACACTGGCCTTTTCTTGAGCAATATCTTCAGCTAACGCTTTGCAGTTTGGTGAGCCGCACGACCCGCAGTCGAGTCCCGGCAGCTGCTTAAGCATTTTTTCCATAGCCTCAACCTTGTACATGGCCTTAAAAATATCTTCATCGAGACGCAATATCGGGCGCGGCTCAATCGCACGCCGCTCACTTACGCCAAGCGCCGACTCGCGGTATTCCTGGAGGGGCACCCGGCCTTTTGCAGCATCTTCTGCCTGCATATTTTGAGCCCGTTTTTTCATGTTAAACTCAGCAACAAAGCGATTTTGGACAGTCAGCGGACCGCCGATACAACCACCCGCGCACGCCAAAGTCTCAATATATTTAACGCCGGATAACTTGCCTAGTGCAACTTGTTCTAAAATGTCGCTTACATTATTTATTTCATGCACAATGAGTTGGTTTTCGGAACCAACAGCCGCACTTTCGCCGCCCGACACAGCCCAATTGACACCAACCCAAGAAGCATGCCGCCTTTCGACACCGGCAGGAATATCTTGCAGTGCCTTCAAGAGCGGGGCGTAAACTTGTGAAATGCCTATAGCGCCGCTAATATTTGATTTTTCGGAGCCAAGCGGCTGCTTGGCGGCAGTCATCTTAGCCGGGCAAGGCGAAATAAACCAAGTTCCTATTTCATCTGGACTTAATCCAAGCCTGCGGCTGGCTTTTGCACGAGCGACTCGAGCCGCTACTTCTACCGGCGAGTCGATGGGCACAAGATTGTCAATAAGTTCGGGAAACTTGACTTGAATGAGCCTAACAGCAGCCGGGCAAGCCGACGAAATTACCGGATACCTAATGTCGGAACGCTTCAAATAATCCTTGATCGCTAACGATACTATTTCAGCGCCTTTGGCAACTTCAAAAACATCATGAAAACCTAATTCCATTAAAGCGGCTAAAATGTTATCAATCCGAATATCAGCACTGAACTGT encodes:
- the nuoE gene encoding NADH-quinone oxidoreductase subunit NuoE gives rise to the protein MSNQCKCNCDGKNNPFTQLDEILSKYKEVKGALIPVLQEAQSAYGYLSKEVIEHIAVKMNIPVSQIYGVVTFYAQFHLNPRGKNIIRVCQGTACHVRGAKAVLKAVEDNLKIAAGETTPDLSFTLETVACIGACGLAPVMMINEDTHGRLTPENIPEILAKYR
- a CDS encoding PHP domain-containing protein, with protein sequence MRRFVADLHVHSLLSPCAAIEMTPRNIVNYAIEHNIDIIAITDHNACDNVPAAVEAAAGTNVTVIPGMEIETKEEVHLITLFETVAQLKSFNDYVVNHLSGRLNDQGRFGAQIIVDAYDEFLGCRKEMLLASLTCGVEEVTAEAAARNGICIASHVDRPVYSILSQLGFVPPDSLLAAVEVSRLTSIQSAAEKFPGIGGLPVITSSDAHFISDFITGPKTVFFMEKPTLLEISLALNNQNGRKVLS
- a CDS encoding serine kinase, with the protein product MQISQIVSELQLEIVAGHGRLNREISGGYVSDLLSNVMGRSCAGTVWVTMQAHQNVVAVAALLDLAAVIIAGGVTPDHQTVTKAQFENIVILTTTLSAYEVAGRLYGMGIKSS
- a CDS encoding 4Fe-4S binding protein; translation: MGDYFHSVRLIENRCKGCVICAKRCPTEAIRIRRGRSQIIEARCIDCGECIRRCPAHAKTAVTDSLDDLIQYKYNIALPAPTLYAQFSADIRIDNILAALMELGFHDVFEVAKGAEIVSLAIKDYLKRSDIRYPVISSACPAAVRLIQVKFPELIDNLVPIDSPVEVAARVARAKASRRLGLSPDEIGTWFISPCPAKMTAAKQPLGSEKSNISGAIGISQVYAPLLKALQDIPAGVERRHASWVGVNWAVSGGESAAVGSENQLIVHEINNVSDILEQVALGKLSGVKYIETLACAGGCIGGPLTVQNRFVAEFNMKKRAQNMQAEDAAKGRVPLQEYRESALGVSERRAIEPRPILRLDEDIFKAMYKVEAMEKMLKQLPGLDCGSCGSPNCKALAEDIAQEKASVTDCVFKLRERVSELAKEMMDLAEKLPPSLDKEQS